One stretch of Lemur catta isolate mLemCat1 chromosome 2, mLemCat1.pri, whole genome shotgun sequence DNA includes these proteins:
- the FOXP4 gene encoding forkhead box protein P4 isoform X6, with product MMSPQMLTPQQMQQILSPPQLQALLQQQQALMLQQLQEYYKKQQEQLHLQLLTQQQAGKQQPKEALGNKQLAFQQQLLQMQQLQQQHLLNLQRQGLVSLQPNQASGPLQTLPQAAVCPTDLPQLWKGEGTPGQPAEDSVKQEGLDLTGTAATATSFAAPPKVSPPLSHHTLPNGQPTVLTSRRDSSSHEETPGSHPLYGHGECKWPGCETLCEDLGQFIKHLNTEHALDDRSTAQCRVQMQVVQQLEIQLAKESERLQAMMAHLHMRPSEPKPFSQPLNPVPGSSSFSKVTVSAADSFPDGLVHPPTSAAAPVTPLRPPGLSSASLHSGGPARRRSSDKFCSPISSELAQNHEFYKNADVRPPFTYASLIRQAILETPDRQLTLNEIYNWFTRMFAYFRRNTATWKNAVRHNLSLHKCFVRVENVKGAVWTVDEREYQKRRPPKMTGSPTLVKNMISGLSYGALNASYQAALAESSFPLLNSPGVLNPGSASSLLPLSHEDVGAPVEPLPSNGSSSPPRLSPPQYSHQVQVKEEPAEAEEDRQPAPSLGPPNPSTLGPPEDRDLEEELPGEELS from the exons ATGATGTCACCTCAGATGCTCACCCCGCAGCAGATGCAGCAGATTCTGTCCCCGCCGCAGCTGCAGGCCCTGCTCCAGCAGCAGCAAGCCCTCATGCTCCAGCAG CTGCAGGAATACTACAAGAAACAGCAAGAGCAGCTCCACTTGCAACTCCTCACCCAGCAGCAGGCTGGCAAGCAGCAACCCAAAGAG GCACTGGGGAACAAGCAGCTGGCCTTCCAGCAGCAGCTCCTGCAAATGCAACAGttgcagcagcagcacctgctcAACCTGCAGAGGCAGGGGCTGGTCAGCCTGCAGCCCAACCAAGCCTCGGGGCCCCTCCAGACCCTCCCGCAAG CAGCCGTGTGCCCGACGGACCTGCCCCAGCTGTGGAAGGGCGAAGGGACCCCCGGGCAGCCTGCCGAGGACAGCGTCAAGCAGGAGGGGCTGGACCTCACTGGCACAGCTGCCACCGCTACCTCGTTCGCCGCTCCCCCCAAGGTCTCACCCCCGCTCTCCCACCATACCCTGCCCAACGGACAGCCCACTGTGCTCACATCTCGGAGAGACAG ctcctcccaTGAGGAGACCCCTGGCTCCCACCCGCTGTACGGACACGGAGAGTGCAAGTGGCCAGGCTGTGAGACCCTGTGTGAAGACCTGGGCCAGTTTATCAA ACACCTCAACACAGAGCACGCCCTGGACGACCGCAGCACGGCCCAGTGCCGGGTGCAGATGCAGGTGGTGCAGCAGCTGGAGATCCAG CTAGCCAAGGAGAGCGAGCGGCTGCAGGCCATGATGGCCCACCTGCACATGCGGCCCTCCGAGCCCAAGCCCTTCAGCCAGCCA CTGAACCCGGTTCCTGGCTCCTCCTCATTCTCTAAGGTGACCGTCTCTGCAGCAGACTCCTTCCCAGATGGCCTCGTGCACCCCCCAACCTCGGCCGCTGCCCCTGTCACCCCCCTACGGCCCCCCggcctcagctctgcctccctACACAGCGGGGGCCCTGCCCGCCGGAGAAGCAGCGACAAGTTCTGCTCGCCCATCTCCTCAG AGCTGGCGCAGAATCACGAGTTCTACAAGAACGCCGACGTCAGGCCCCCCTTCACCTACGCCTCCCTCATCCGCCAG GCCATCCTGGAAACCCCCGACAGGCAGCTGACCCTGAATGAGATCTATAACTGGTTCACGAGGATGTTTGCCTATTTCCGCAGAAACACGGCCACCTGGAAG AATGCCGTGCGGCACAACCTCAGCCTGCACAAGTGCTTCGTCCGCGTGGAGAACGTCAAGGGTGCTGTGTGGACCGTGGACGAGCGGGAGTATCAGAAGCGGAGACCGCCAAAGATGACGGG GAGCCCCACCCTGGTCAAGAACATGATCTCGGGCCTCAGCTACGGAGCACTTAATGCCAGCTACCAG GCCGCCCTGGCCGAGAGCAGCTTCCCCCTCCTCAACAGCCCCGGCGTGCTGAACCCCGGCTCTGCCAGCAGCCTCCTGCCCCTCAGCCATGAGGACGTGGGCGCCCCCGTGGAGCCGCTGCCCagcaacggcagcagcagcccccctcgcctctccccaccccagtaCAG CCACCAGGTGCAGGTGAAGGAGGAGCCGGCTGAGGCGGAGGAAGACAGGCAGCCCgcgccctccctgggcccccccaaccccagcacctTGGGGCCTCCAGAAGACAGGGACTTGGAAGAGGAGCTGCCCGGAGAAGAACTGTCCTAA